DNA from Agathobaculum sp. NTUH-O15-33:
ACATGAAATGAACTACGAACAGCTAAAAAGCGAAGAATCCCAGTACGTCATGAACACCTATGGCCGCTTTCCGATCGCTTTGGACCGTGGCGAGGGCGCGACGGTGTGGGATGTCGAGGGCAAACGGTACATCGATCTGGCTTCGGGCATCGGCGTCAACTGCATGGGCTACAACAACAAAAAGGTGATCGACGCGATCACCGAGCAGGCGCACAAGCTGATGCATGTGTCCAATCTCTTTACGACCGAGCCCATGGTAAAGGTCGCGAAGAAGTTGGTTACGGAAACCGGGATGGGCAAGGTGTTTTTTGCCAATTCCGGCGCGGAGGCAAACGAGGGCATGATCAAGCTTGCCCGTAAATATTCGTTCGACAAATACGGAACGGGCCGCGCGAAAATCGTAACGCTTCAAAACTCCTTCCATGGCCGCACGATCACCACGCTGAACGCGACCGGACAGGATAAGTTCCACAATTACTTTTTCCCCTTTACCGAAGGCTTTGATTACGCGGTCGCGGGTGATCTGGACAGCGTGAAGGCCAAGGCGGATGGCGAGACCTGCGCCGTTATGATGGAGCTGATTCAAGGCGAAGGCGGCGTTTTGCCGCTCGACCGGGAATTTGTGCGGGCCGTCGAGGCGTTTTGCCGCGAAAACGATCTGCTGCTTCTGATCGACGAGGTACAGACCGGCATCGGCCGCACGGGCAGCCTGTTCTGTTTCCAGCAGTATGGGATCATGCCCGATGTGGTATCCATGGCCAAGGGCCTTGGAGGCGGCGTGCCGGTCGGCGCGGTCATGGCGGCAAAGACCTGCTGCGACGTGCTCACCCCCGGCACCCATGCGACCACCTTCGGCGGCACGCCCATGGTGTGCGCGGCGGCAAACGCCGTGCTCGACACGGTGGCGGACCCCGCTTTTCTGGCGGAGGTGCGCGAAAAGGGCGAATACCTGAAAAACAAGATTATGGCGCTTGGCTCCGCGCATATCCAAGGCGTGCGCGGCATGGGCCTGATGCTCGGCATCATCGTAGAAGAGGGCCGGCATTCCGAATTTGCAAATCAGTTGATCGAAAAGGGCGTGCTCGCGATCACCGCGGGCAAAAACGCCGTCCGTCTGCTCCCGCCGCTCGTGATCAGCAAGGAAGAGATGGACGAGGCGCTCGCCGTTATGAAAGAGGTATTTTAAACATGAAGCATTTGCTAAAGCTGCTGGATTGCTCGTCCGAGGAGATCATCGGCCTGCTCGATCTGGCGGATCAGCTCAAGTATGAAAAGAAGCACAACATCTCCCACCGGCATCTGGAAGGCAAAAGCCTCGGCATGATCTTCCAGAAATCCTCGACCCGCACCCGCGTTTCGTTTGAGACCGGCATGTACCAGCTCGGCGGACAGGCGCTGTTCCTCTCGAACCGCGATCTGCAGATCGGCCGGGGCGAGCCGGTGCAGGATACCGCGCGCGTGCTTTCCCGCTATCTGGACGGCATCATGATTCGCACCTTCGAGCAGAAGGAGGTTGAGGATCTCGCGGGTTACGGCGAGATCCCGATCATCAACGGCCTAACCGACTTCTGCCATCCCTGTCAGGTGCTGGCCGACCTGATGACCATCCGCGAGAAGTTCGCGGTGCTGGAAGGCCTGAAAATGTGCTACATCGGCGATGGCAACAACATGGCAAACTCGCTGATCGTCGGCGGCCTCAAGACCGGCATGAAGGTTTCCATCGCCACGCCGGAAGGCTACCGCCCGCACGCGGACGTGCTCGCCTTTGCGCAGGGCAACCCGGATTTCACCCTGACCGATTCGCCCATGGCGGCCGCCGAAAACGCGGATGTCGTCATCACGGATACTTGGGCGTCCATGGGGCAGGAAGCGGAAAAGGAAGCGCGCGTCAAGGCGTTTCAGGGCTATCAGGTGAACGACGAGCTGCTCGCCGCCGCCAAACCCGGCTGCATGGTGCAGCACTGCTTGCCTGCTTACCGTGAGCAGGAGATTACCACCAAGGTGTTTGAGGAACACGCCTCGGAAATTTTTGAGGAAGCCGAAAACCGTCTGCACGCACAGAAGGCGGTCATGGTTACACTCATGAGCGATAAACAGGGCTAAAAAGAATGAAAAGGCCTCCGCGCGAAAGCGCGGAGGCCTTTTCAGCGTGTCAAAGAACCCTTCGCGCCGCAGCGCGTATAAAATAGGATTTTGTTTTAAGAAACAAAATCCATAAAAACCGGGAGCAGTAGGTGAATTGGCCGTAGGCCAAGAGAGGCCGGCCTGGGCCGTGTATCTCGGTTTGCTCTCATTTAATCGCCGCACGGCGGCGGTCAGTGGATAGAGGCCTACGGGCTATACAAACCGACTTCAAGTGTGCCTAAAAGGCGCGCGCAGAAGCCGGAATCTCGATCGAAATGGGGCTTTGTTTCGATCGACAGACTGTCAAAAATAGCTTTTTTACAGTCTGAGGCGCGGCCCGCGGGCCATGTCTGTTTTTTTGCGGTTTGAGCGAAGAGGGGGGCCTATTCGCGGCAACGGCTGGTCGATTGGCGCTCGATCAGCGCGGGCGGCAAGAAGGTTTTCGCCTGTATGGTTTTTTTCTTCGGCGCGTTGGAGATCTCAAGCAGCTTGGCCACTGAAAAATGAGCGAGCTCCTGAAAGGGCTGCGCCACGCTGGTCAGCTCCGGGCGGCAGAGCTGGCCGATATCGAGGCCGTCGTATCCGATCACGGAAATATCCTCCGGTATACGGAAACCGTGGTCCTTCAGCGCGTTTAAAGCCCCCAGAGCAAGCACGTCGCACATCCCGTAAACCGCCGTGGCCTGTTCAAACAACGCGAGGTTTTCCGTCACAACGCGGTACCCTTCCTCGTACCTGCAATCGTCGCAGGTCAGAATGTAGGAGGGCTCAAACGGAGCCTGATACTCGTTAAGCGCTTTTTGATAGCCTGCAAGCCGGTCGTGGAATTCGTCCCAAGGGGCGGAAAGCGCCACAATATGGCGGTGTCCAAGCTCCAGAAGATGCTTGCTGGCGATATACCCGCCCAGATAATTATCGGTATCGACCAAACTGACTTGCTCCGAAGAATTGCGTCCAAAAAAGATCAGATACACATGGGGAATGCCGATTTGGTTAAAGTATTCGTCCACCTTGGCGTCGTATTCACGATTGACGATGATAAAGCCTTCCACCAATTCCAGCTTGATCAAATCCTTCAGCTGTTGGATGCCCTGCTCGCCGCAAAAGTCCAGCAAGGGGATCGCGTAATAGTTTTCCTGTTCGATCGTTTTGTAAAGGATGCTGAGCAGCTGCTTGATAAAGTGATCGTCAAACGCGTGGTGCGACATTTGCAGCACGCCGATCGCCTTGCGCTTATTGGTGCAGATCGTCCTCTTGTTCTTATTTCGCACGACATAGCCGTGCTGCTTGGCCAGCGTGCGGACCAGTTCTTTGGTTTCGGCTGATATGCCGGGGCGGTCGTTCAGACAGCGCGATACCGTGGCTTGACTGACGCCGGCCAGTTTCGCCAATTCGCGGGTGGAAATCATCGGTCGATACTCCTTTCGTTAACGCAGCAGGTATGCCGCGCGCTTCGTTGACGCCGCAATAACCAAGATGCTGCAAGCCCAATATTGTCTCATTTCATTATATCGTAGGCTAACGGAATGTCAATGCAAAACACATTATTTTTACGTAATGATACCGCATCAATAAAAACGGAATATCAGCGAGATTTACAACATATAAGAGGCGATACATGATAAAGGAGCGGATGAAATGCTGCAAATCGCCGTATAAAAATCAAAAAACCGCAGGAATACGCGTTAAGATACAACGCGTATTTTTTTGTGCATAACCACCAGATTTGCAAGGGATCATAAAAATAATGCAGGCTATATATAGCTTATCATGGTATTGAATCAAGGAATAAAACGCTGTTGTTTCGATAATAGGGCTGATAAATATACGAATATTGAAATTGGTCAAAATTATTTTGATACATAAGTGATACGCAAATAGTAGCGCAAAAGGCATTGCATTTAAAAGCCGAATTACTATAATGAGACTTAAGAAAACGAACTGATACGCAAATGGCAAAGGGTTCTGGAGCGGATTATGTGATCAACGCGGCGAGCACCACCGCGAAGGACCGGAAAATCTATATCAAGAAGCTGACGCACGGGCGGGGCGCCGATCAATGCTCACTATATCTGCGGCAACGGCATCGTGTGACCGAACCGGTCGCCGCTCCGACGCGGACCGGTACGCCCATTTGCTTCTTCTCCTCTTCTTCCTCTGATAGGGATGCGCTGCAAGAAAGCGGACTTCCCTAAAAAACAAAGCCGGACCGTACTGCAAAACGCTGTACGGTCCGGCTTTGTTTTTCACGGATGCGGATGGTCCATGTCAGGCATAAACGCGGCCGCGGCTTGCCCGCAGCATCCGAAAAACCGCAGTTCGGGTGAAACGGCCCTGCCGTGGCCCGTATCGACCAACGGAATAAGGCCGCCCGCTGCAAATCAAGGCGATGTGGCGAGTCGTTGCTCCAAAGGGCCTCTCTAGTAAATGCGATCGCCCAGCAACTTATCATGCGGCATGATCAGGCAGCGATTGAGCTGCTTCTCATACTTTTGATAAAGGTTTTGCAGAGCCTTGCCGTAATCCTCTTTGGTCGCAAACTCCCAAATCAAAATATACTTTACGCATTTGACGATTTTGGTAAGCCTGTGGGGCGGTAGTCCCTCCTTGATCTGTTCGTAATCAATGTTATATCCCCGCTTGACATATTTCAGATCAATTAGCCCCGGCTGCTCCTTTTGGGTCTCGACGACCTCGCCGAGCAGGCCTTCAAACTCCTCGATTTTGGTTGGCTTTACCTGATAAATTGCGATTTCTACAAAATTCTCCATCACTTGCCTGCCTCCTGCTTCTCATAGGGTGGCCTGATACCCACGGGTTATCAATCAAACAGACGGTCCGTTCGCGCTTGTCATGTCCCACGCAAAGTGATCGGCGTGAAGCAGTTCTTCCGCCTTTTCAGAGAGCGGCGCGTCGAGATATTCGCTGTAAAGCGTTTGGATGACCGGGTTTTCGTGCGAGAAGCGGAGCGTGTCGTTCTCGTCCAGCGAATAGAGCACGTTTGCGC
Protein-coding regions in this window:
- a CDS encoding aspartate aminotransferase family protein — protein: MNYEQLKSEESQYVMNTYGRFPIALDRGEGATVWDVEGKRYIDLASGIGVNCMGYNNKKVIDAITEQAHKLMHVSNLFTTEPMVKVAKKLVTETGMGKVFFANSGAEANEGMIKLARKYSFDKYGTGRAKIVTLQNSFHGRTITTLNATGQDKFHNYFFPFTEGFDYAVAGDLDSVKAKADGETCAVMMELIQGEGGVLPLDREFVRAVEAFCRENDLLLLIDEVQTGIGRTGSLFCFQQYGIMPDVVSMAKGLGGGVPVGAVMAAKTCCDVLTPGTHATTFGGTPMVCAAANAVLDTVADPAFLAEVREKGEYLKNKIMALGSAHIQGVRGMGLMLGIIVEEGRHSEFANQLIEKGVLAITAGKNAVRLLPPLVISKEEMDEALAVMKEVF
- the argF gene encoding ornithine carbamoyltransferase, which produces MKHLLKLLDCSSEEIIGLLDLADQLKYEKKHNISHRHLEGKSLGMIFQKSSTRTRVSFETGMYQLGGQALFLSNRDLQIGRGEPVQDTARVLSRYLDGIMIRTFEQKEVEDLAGYGEIPIINGLTDFCHPCQVLADLMTIREKFAVLEGLKMCYIGDGNNMANSLIVGGLKTGMKVSIATPEGYRPHADVLAFAQGNPDFTLTDSPMAAAENADVVITDTWASMGQEAEKEARVKAFQGYQVNDELLAAAKPGCMVQHCLPAYREQEITTKVFEEHASEIFEEAENRLHAQKAVMVTLMSDKQG
- a CDS encoding LacI family DNA-binding transcriptional regulator; the protein is MISTRELAKLAGVSQATVSRCLNDRPGISAETKELVRTLAKQHGYVVRNKNKRTICTNKRKAIGVLQMSHHAFDDHFIKQLLSILYKTIEQENYYAIPLLDFCGEQGIQQLKDLIKLELVEGFIIVNREYDAKVDEYFNQIGIPHVYLIFFGRNSSEQVSLVDTDNYLGGYIASKHLLELGHRHIVALSAPWDEFHDRLAGYQKALNEYQAPFEPSYILTCDDCRYEEGYRVVTENLALFEQATAVYGMCDVLALGALNALKDHGFRIPEDISVIGYDGLDIGQLCRPELTSVAQPFQELAHFSVAKLLEISNAPKKKTIQAKTFLPPALIERQSTSRCRE